One segment of Kogia breviceps isolate mKogBre1 chromosome 14, mKogBre1 haplotype 1, whole genome shotgun sequence DNA contains the following:
- the GNB2 gene encoding guanine nucleotide-binding protein G(I)/G(S)/G(T) subunit beta-2 translates to MSELEQLRQEAEQLRNQIRDARKACGDSTLTQITAGLDPVGRIQMRTRRTLRGHLAKIYAMHWGTDSRLLVSASQDGKLIIWDSYTTNKVHAIPLRSSWVMTCAYAPSGNFVACGGLDNICSIYSLKTREGNVRVSRELPGHTGYLSCCRFLDDNQIITSSGDTTCALWDIETGQQTVGFAGHSGDVMSLSLAPDGRTFVSGACDASIKLWDVRDSMCRQTFIGHESDINAVAFFPNGYAFTTGSDDATCRLFDLRADQELLMYSHDNIICGITSVAFSRSGRLLLAGYDDFNCNIWDAMKGDRAGVLAGHDNRVSCLGVTDDGMAVATGSWDSFLKIWN, encoded by the exons ATGAGTGAGCTGGAGCAACTGAGACAGGAGGCTGAGCAGCTCCGGAACCAGATCCGG GATGCCCGAAAAGCATGTGGGGATTCAACACTGACCCAG ATCACAGCTGGGCTGGACCCAGTGGGGAGAATCCAAATGAGGACACGGAGGACCCTTCGTGGGCACCTGGCAAAAATCTACGCCATGCACTGGGGGACAGACTCAAG GCTGCTGGTCAGTGCCTCCCAGGACGGGAAGCTCATCATTTGGGACAGCTACACCACCAACAAG GTCCATGCCATCCCGCTGCGCTCCTCCTGGGTCATGACCTGTGCCTATGCGCCCTCAGGAAACTTTGTGGCCTGTGGGGGATTGGACAACATCTGCTCCATCTACAGCCTCAAGACCCGTGAGGGCAATGTCAGGGTCAGCCGGGAGCTGCCTGGCCACACTG GGTACCTGTCATGCTGCCGCTTCCTGGATGACAACCAAATCATCACCAGCTCTGGGGACACCACCTG TGCCCTGTGGGACATTGAGACAGGCCAGCAGACGGTGGGTTTTGCtggacacagtggggatgtgATGTCCCTGTCACTGGCCCCCGATGGCCGCACCTTTGTGTCAGGCGCCTGTGATGCCTCCATCAAGCTGTGGGACGTGCGGGATTCGATGTGCCGACAGACCTTCATCGGCCACGAATCCGACATCAATGCCGTGGCT TTCTTCCCCAACGGCTATGCCTTCACCACGGGCTCTGACGACGCCACGTGCCGCCTCTTTGACCTGCGGGCCGACCAGGAGCTCCTCATGTATTCCCATGACAACATCATCTGCGGCATCACCTCTGTTGCCTTCTCGCGCAGCGGCAGGCTGTTGCTCGCTGGCTACGACGACTTCAATTGCAACATCTGGGATGCCATGAAGGGCGACCGTGCAG GTGTCCTCGCAGGCCACGACAACCGAGTGAGCTGCCTTGGGGTCACTGACGATGGCATGGCTGTGGCCACAGGCTCCTGGGACTCCTTCCTCAAGATCTGGAACTAA